One stretch of Streptomyces peucetius DNA includes these proteins:
- a CDS encoding NAD(P)/FAD-dependent oxidoreductase, translating to MRSITVVGASLAGLSTVRALRAEGYDGDLVVVGEERHTPYDRPPLSKDFLKGDLDAAALALGDADEYEDLNVQWLLGERATRLDTTARSVILAGGRQLRTDGVVVATGAGPRTLPGMKGLAGVHTLRTLDDAKALRAELLDGLPRVVVIGAGFIGAEVASTAHQLGLHVTVVEALDVPLERQLGREMGLVCSSLHTDHGVRLLCGTGVAGFNGDGRVTGVRLGDGRLLPADIVVVGVGVRPATDWLAGSGVQVDDGVVCDTGCATSVPGVVAVGDVARCPSLFTGRHVRIEHWSNATEQAKTAARTLLSGVSAPAPRTAPYFWSDQYKVRIQLAGHVVPGAEPQVVEGDRGSRSFTAVYRHEGNPVAVLSLNQPKLFNRLRRTLTPAVAAAAS from the coding sequence ATGAGGAGCATCACCGTCGTCGGAGCGTCGCTGGCAGGGCTGAGTACGGTCCGCGCGCTGCGCGCAGAAGGCTACGACGGCGACCTCGTCGTCGTCGGGGAGGAGCGCCACACCCCCTACGACCGCCCGCCGCTGTCCAAAGACTTCCTCAAGGGCGACCTCGACGCCGCCGCGCTCGCGCTCGGCGACGCGGACGAGTATGAGGACCTGAACGTGCAGTGGCTGCTCGGCGAGCGCGCGACGCGGCTCGACACCACAGCCCGTTCCGTCATCCTGGCCGGAGGGCGGCAGCTGCGCACCGACGGGGTCGTCGTCGCGACCGGCGCCGGTCCACGGACGCTCCCCGGCATGAAGGGTCTGGCCGGTGTCCACACCCTGCGGACCCTGGACGACGCCAAGGCCCTGCGCGCCGAGCTGTTGGACGGCCTGCCCCGCGTCGTCGTCATCGGCGCCGGCTTCATCGGCGCCGAGGTGGCGTCCACCGCTCACCAGCTCGGACTCCACGTCACCGTCGTCGAGGCACTCGACGTACCACTGGAACGCCAACTGGGGCGCGAGATGGGGCTGGTGTGCTCCTCGCTCCACACCGATCACGGAGTGCGCCTGCTGTGCGGAACCGGCGTGGCCGGATTCAACGGCGACGGCCGGGTCACGGGCGTACGGCTAGGGGACGGGCGCCTGCTGCCCGCCGACATCGTCGTGGTCGGGGTGGGCGTACGGCCCGCCACCGACTGGCTCGCCGGTTCCGGCGTTCAGGTGGACGACGGAGTGGTGTGCGATACCGGCTGCGCGACCAGCGTCCCGGGCGTGGTCGCCGTCGGTGACGTCGCCCGCTGCCCCAGCCTGTTCACCGGGCGGCATGTACGCATCGAGCACTGGAGCAACGCCACCGAGCAGGCGAAGACCGCCGCCCGCACGCTGCTCTCCGGCGTGTCGGCCCCAGCCCCGCGCACCGCGCCGTACTTCTGGTCCGACCAGTACAAGGTGCGCATCCAACTCGCCGGACACGTCGTCCCCGGTGCCGAGCCGCAGGTCGTCGAGGGCGACCGCGGCAGCCGCTCCTTCACGGCCGTCTACCGGCACGAGGGCAACCCCGTCGCCGTGCTCTCGCTGAACCAGCCGAAGCTGTTCAACCGGCTCCGCCGCACCCTCACCCCGGCCGTCGCGGCCGCCGCCTCATGA
- the mshA gene encoding D-inositol-3-phosphate glycosyltransferase produces MSRYVSRLGRHRGPASETVAGPPRLPLPGPRRPRRVAMLSVHTSPLHQPGTGDAGGMNVYIVELAKRLATIDVEVEIFTRATSAALPPAVELAPGVLVRHVDAGPYEGLAKEDLPAQLCAFTHGVMQAWAGHLAGHYDLVHSHYWLSGHVGWLAAERWGVPLVHAMHTMAKVKNHALAGGDTPEPASRVLGETQVVRAADRLIANTEKEAEELLRHYDADTGRVAVVHPGVDLERFRPVACGVEAGRAAARARLGLPQDALVPLFAGRIQPLKAPDVLLFAVARLLEERPQLRERMVVPVIGGPSGSGLAKPEGLQKLAARLGIGDVVLFRPPVGQEQLADWYRAASVLVMPSYSESFGLVAIEAQACGTPVIAAEVGGLPVAVRDGTSGVLVAGHDPVDYARALHGFADDPALSVRMGEAAARHARSFGWDTAATATVDVYMQAMQERRMRSLHDGGSSPHAGALAFEP; encoded by the coding sequence GTGAGCCGGTACGTGTCCCGGCTCGGCAGGCACCGCGGCCCCGCCTCCGAAACCGTCGCCGGCCCGCCGCGATTGCCACTTCCCGGCCCCCGCCGCCCCCGCCGCGTCGCGATGCTCAGCGTGCACACCTCCCCGCTGCATCAGCCGGGCACGGGCGACGCCGGCGGCATGAACGTCTACATCGTCGAGCTCGCCAAGCGGCTCGCCACCATCGACGTCGAGGTCGAGATCTTCACCCGCGCGACGTCCGCCGCCCTCCCGCCCGCCGTCGAGCTCGCGCCCGGTGTCCTCGTGCGGCACGTCGACGCGGGGCCGTACGAGGGGCTGGCCAAGGAGGACCTGCCGGCCCAGCTGTGCGCCTTCACGCACGGCGTGATGCAGGCCTGGGCCGGCCACCTCGCCGGTCACTACGACCTGGTCCACTCCCACTACTGGCTCTCCGGCCATGTCGGCTGGCTCGCCGCCGAGCGGTGGGGTGTCCCGCTCGTGCACGCCATGCACACCATGGCCAAGGTCAAGAACCACGCTCTCGCCGGGGGCGACACCCCCGAACCCGCCTCCCGCGTCCTCGGTGAGACGCAGGTCGTCCGGGCCGCCGACCGGCTGATAGCCAACACCGAGAAGGAGGCGGAGGAACTGCTCCGCCACTACGACGCCGACACCGGCCGGGTCGCCGTCGTCCACCCAGGGGTCGACCTGGAGCGCTTCCGGCCCGTCGCCTGCGGCGTCGAGGCCGGTCGGGCTGCGGCCCGCGCCCGTCTCGGGCTGCCGCAGGACGCGCTCGTCCCCCTCTTCGCGGGCCGCATACAGCCGTTGAAGGCGCCGGACGTCCTGCTGTTCGCCGTGGCCCGGCTGTTGGAGGAGCGGCCCCAGTTGCGTGAGCGGATGGTGGTGCCGGTCATCGGCGGGCCGAGCGGCAGCGGACTCGCCAAGCCGGAGGGGCTGCAGAAGCTGGCGGCCAGGCTCGGCATCGGCGACGTCGTGCTGTTCCGGCCACCGGTGGGCCAGGAACAGCTCGCCGACTGGTACCGGGCGGCATCGGTCCTGGTCATGCCGTCCTACAGCGAGTCCTTCGGCCTGGTGGCCATCGAGGCGCAGGCCTGTGGCACCCCGGTGATCGCGGCCGAGGTCGGCGGCCTGCCGGTGGCAGTACGGGACGGGACGAGCGGCGTGCTCGTAGCGGGGCATGATCCGGTGGACTACGCGCGGGCGTTGCACGGCTTCGCCGACGACCCGGCGCTCTCCGTCCGAATGGGCGAGGCCGCTGCGCGGCACGCCCGGTCCTTCGGCTGGGACACGGCTGCGACGGCGACGGTAGACGTGTACATGCAGGCGATGCAGGAGCGTCGTATGCGGTCGCTGCACGACGGCGGCAGCAGCCCGCACGCCGGTGCACTCGCCTTTGAGCCGTAG
- the gcvH gene encoding glycine cleavage system protein GcvH — MSVPEHLRYTWDHEWLVVDEGNATVGITAFAADALGNVVHLRLPEVGTQVEAGESCGEIRSPTAVSDLYAPASGEVLEVNTALADNPGVVNAFPYSVGWLFKLRVENIAGALSADAYAAYCAHTQGDRR, encoded by the coding sequence ATGAGCGTTCCGGAGCACCTGCGGTACACCTGGGACCACGAGTGGCTGGTCGTGGACGAGGGCAACGCGACCGTCGGCATCACCGCGTTCGCGGCCGACGCGCTCGGCAATGTCGTCCACCTCCGGCTGCCCGAAGTCGGCACCCAGGTCGAGGCCGGGGAGAGCTGCGGGGAGATCAGGTCACCAACGGCCGTCAGCGACCTGTACGCACCTGCCTCGGGTGAGGTCCTGGAAGTCAACACTGCGCTGGCCGACAACCCAGGCGTCGTCAACGCGTTTCCCTACAGCGTCGGTTGGCTGTTCAAACTGCGGGTCGAGAACATCGCCGGCGCACTGTCCGCCGATGCGTATGCCGCGTACTGCGCCCACACACAAGGAGACCGCCGATGA
- a CDS encoding L-serine ammonia-lyase encodes MAISVFDLFSIGIGPSSSHTVGPMRAARMFAVRLKKDGLLAQSAAVRAELFGSLGATGHGHGTPKAVLLGLEGNEPHTVDVAQAELDVERIHTTKRIRLLGTEIGPAHEINFDASTQLVLHRRRSLPYHANGMSLFAYDADGLPLLEKTYYSVGGGFVVDEEAVGADRIKLDDTVLKHPFRTGDELLRMARETGLSISALMLENEKAWRTEDEIRTGLLEIWRVMQACVSRGLSREGILPGGLKVRRRAAAAGRALRSEGDPAGRAMEWVTLYAMAVNEENAAGGRVVTAPTNGAAGIIPAVLHYYLDFVPGADEDGIIRFLLAAGAIGMLFKENASISGAEVGCQGEVGSACSMAAGGLAEVLGGSPEQVENAAEIGMEHNLGLTCDPVGGLVQIPCIERNGMAAVKAVTAARMAMRGDGRHHVSLDKVIKTMKETGADMKVKYKETARGGLAVNVIEC; translated from the coding sequence GTGGCAATCAGCGTCTTCGACCTGTTCTCCATCGGCATCGGCCCGTCCAGCTCGCACACCGTCGGCCCGATGCGAGCCGCCCGGATGTTCGCCGTCCGGCTGAAGAAGGACGGCCTGCTCGCCCAGTCCGCCGCGGTGCGGGCGGAGCTCTTCGGCTCCCTCGGCGCCACCGGTCACGGCCACGGCACCCCCAAGGCCGTGCTGCTCGGACTGGAGGGCAACGAGCCGCACACGGTCGACGTCGCCCAGGCCGAGCTGGACGTCGAGCGGATCCACACCACCAAGCGCATCCGCCTCCTCGGTACCGAGATCGGCCCGGCCCACGAGATCAACTTCGATGCCTCGACCCAGCTGGTCCTGCACCGCCGGCGCTCGCTGCCGTACCACGCCAACGGTATGTCCCTGTTCGCGTACGACGCGGACGGGCTGCCGCTGCTGGAGAAGACGTACTACTCGGTCGGCGGCGGCTTCGTGGTCGACGAGGAGGCCGTCGGCGCGGACCGGATCAAGCTTGACGACACAGTCCTGAAGCATCCCTTCCGCACCGGGGACGAACTCCTGCGCATGGCCCGCGAGACGGGCCTGTCGATCTCCGCTCTGATGCTGGAGAACGAGAAGGCCTGGCGCACCGAGGACGAGATCCGCACCGGCCTGCTGGAGATCTGGCGGGTCATGCAGGCGTGCGTCTCCCGAGGCCTGTCCCGCGAAGGGATCCTCCCCGGCGGCCTGAAGGTCCGTCGGCGCGCCGCCGCGGCGGGACGGGCGCTGCGCAGCGAGGGCGACCCGGCGGGCCGCGCGATGGAGTGGGTGACCCTCTACGCGATGGCCGTGAACGAGGAGAACGCCGCCGGCGGCCGGGTCGTGACCGCGCCGACGAACGGCGCCGCCGGGATCATCCCGGCCGTTCTGCACTACTACCTCGACTTCGTGCCGGGCGCGGACGAGGACGGCATCATCCGCTTCCTGCTCGCAGCGGGTGCGATCGGCATGCTGTTCAAGGAGAACGCCTCCATCTCCGGCGCCGAGGTCGGCTGCCAGGGCGAGGTCGGCTCCGCCTGCTCCATGGCTGCAGGCGGCCTGGCCGAGGTGCTGGGCGGCAGCCCGGAGCAGGTGGAGAACGCCGCGGAGATCGGCATGGAGCACAACCTCGGCCTGACCTGCGACCCGGTCGGCGGCCTGGTGCAGATCCCGTGCATCGAGCGCAACGGCATGGCCGCGGTCAAGGCGGTGACCGCGGCTCGTATGGCCATGCGAGGCGACGGCCGCCACCACGTCTCCCTCGACAAGGTCATCAAGACCATGAAGGAGACCGGTGCCGACATGAAGGTGAAGTACAAGGAGACCGCCCGCGGCGGTCTCGCCGTCAACGTCATCGAGTGCTGA
- the glyA gene encoding serine hydroxymethyltransferase encodes MTLFHQPLHELDPDVAAVVDAELHRQQSTLEMIASENFAPVAVMEAQGSVLTNKYAEGYPGRRYYGGCEHVDVVEQIAIDRIKALFGAEHANVQPHSGAQANAAAMFALLKPGDTIMGLNLAHGGHLTHGMKINFSGKLYNVVAYHVDDATGQVDMAEVERLAKESKPKLIVAGWSAYPRQLDFAAFRRIADEVGAYLMVDMAHFAGLVAAGLHPNPVPHAHVVTTTTHKTLGGPRGGVILSTAELAKKINSAVFPGQQGGPLEHVIAAKAVSFKVAASEDFKERQQRTLDGARILAGRLLADDVAEAGVSVLSGGTEVHLVLVDLRNSELDGRQAEDRLHEVGITVNRNAIPNDPRPPMVTSGLRIGTPALATRGFTTEDFREVADIIAEALKPTYDATALRARVTALTEKHPLYPGL; translated from the coding sequence ATGACCCTCTTCCACCAGCCTCTCCATGAGCTGGACCCGGATGTCGCCGCCGTGGTCGACGCCGAGCTCCACCGTCAGCAGTCCACCCTCGAGATGATCGCCTCGGAGAACTTCGCTCCGGTCGCGGTCATGGAGGCCCAGGGCTCCGTCCTCACCAACAAGTACGCCGAGGGCTACCCGGGCCGCCGCTACTACGGCGGCTGCGAGCACGTCGACGTGGTCGAGCAGATCGCGATCGACCGCATCAAGGCGCTGTTCGGCGCCGAGCACGCCAATGTGCAGCCCCACTCGGGCGCCCAGGCGAACGCCGCCGCGATGTTCGCGCTGCTGAAGCCGGGCGACACGATCATGGGCCTGAACCTGGCCCACGGCGGTCACCTGACCCACGGCATGAAGATCAACTTCTCCGGCAAGCTCTACAACGTGGTCGCGTACCACGTCGACGACGCCACCGGCCAGGTCGACATGGCAGAGGTCGAGCGGCTCGCCAAGGAGTCCAAGCCGAAGCTGATCGTCGCCGGCTGGTCCGCGTACCCGCGTCAGCTGGACTTCGCGGCCTTCCGCCGGATCGCCGACGAGGTCGGCGCGTACCTGATGGTCGACATGGCCCACTTCGCGGGCCTGGTCGCCGCGGGTCTGCACCCCAACCCGGTGCCGCACGCCCACGTCGTCACCACCACCACGCACAAGACCCTCGGCGGTCCGCGCGGCGGTGTGATCCTGTCCACGGCCGAGCTCGCCAAGAAGATCAACTCCGCGGTCTTCCCCGGCCAGCAGGGCGGCCCGCTGGAGCACGTCATCGCGGCGAAGGCGGTCTCCTTCAAGGTCGCCGCGTCCGAGGACTTCAAGGAGCGCCAGCAGCGCACGCTGGACGGCGCCCGCATCCTCGCCGGCCGGCTGCTTGCCGACGATGTCGCCGAGGCCGGCGTCTCCGTCCTGAGCGGTGGAACCGAGGTCCACCTGGTCCTGGTCGACCTGCGCAACTCCGAGCTGGACGGCCGGCAGGCCGAGGACCGTCTCCACGAGGTCGGCATCACGGTCAACCGCAACGCCATCCCGAACGACCCGCGGCCGCCGATGGTCACCTCGGGTCTGCGGATCGGCACGCCGGCGCTCGCCACCCGCGGCTTCACCACCGAGGACTTCCGCGAGGTCGCGGACATCATCGCCGAGGCCCTCAAACCGACCTACGACGCCACCGCCCTGCGCGCACGGGTGACCGCCCTGACCGAGAAGCACCCGCTCTACCCCGGCCTGTAA
- the moaA gene encoding GTP 3',8-cyclase MoaA, producing MLIDTFGRVATDLRVSLTDRCNLRCTYCMPEEGLQWLAKPGLLTDDEIVRLIRTAVTGLGIEEVRFTGGEPLLRPGLVGIVERCAALEPRPRMSLTTNGIGLQRTAQALRDAGLDRVNVSLDTLRPDVFKALTRRDRHRDVLKGLEGARAAGLTPVKVNAVLMPGLNDDEAPDLLAWAVENGYEFRFIEQMPLDAQHGWKRDGMITAGDVLESLRTRFTLTPEPGKARGSAPAERWIVDGGPARVGVIASVTRPFCRACDRTRLTADGQLRTCLFAREESDLREALRSGAPDEEIARLWQTAMRGKKAGSGLDDPSFLQPERPMSAIGG from the coding sequence GTGCTCATCGACACATTCGGTCGCGTCGCTACCGACCTCAGGGTCTCGCTCACCGACCGGTGCAACCTGCGCTGTACGTACTGCATGCCGGAAGAGGGCCTGCAGTGGCTGGCCAAGCCCGGCCTGCTCACCGACGACGAGATCGTCCGGCTGATCCGCACCGCGGTCACCGGCCTCGGCATCGAGGAGGTCCGCTTCACCGGGGGCGAGCCACTGTTGAGGCCCGGCCTCGTGGGCATCGTCGAGCGCTGCGCCGCCCTCGAACCCCGCCCTCGGATGTCGTTGACCACCAACGGCATCGGGCTGCAGCGCACCGCTCAGGCGCTGAGGGACGCGGGGCTGGACCGGGTCAACGTCTCGCTGGACACGCTGCGCCCGGACGTCTTCAAGGCTCTGACCCGCCGCGACCGCCACCGGGACGTGCTGAAGGGTCTGGAAGGGGCCCGTGCCGCGGGTCTCACCCCGGTCAAGGTCAACGCCGTGCTGATGCCCGGCCTCAACGATGACGAGGCGCCCGACCTGCTCGCCTGGGCCGTGGAGAACGGCTACGAGTTCCGTTTCATCGAGCAGATGCCGCTGGACGCCCAGCACGGCTGGAAGCGCGATGGCATGATCACCGCAGGCGACGTCCTGGAGAGCCTGCGCACCCGCTTCACCCTCACCCCTGAGCCGGGCAAGGCCCGCGGCTCCGCGCCCGCCGAGCGCTGGATCGTCGACGGCGGCCCGGCCCGGGTGGGCGTCATCGCCTCCGTCACCCGGCCCTTCTGCCGCGCCTGCGACCGCACCCGGCTCACGGCTGACGGCCAGCTGCGGACCTGCCTGTTCGCGCGGGAGGAGTCCGATCTGCGCGAGGCGTTGCGTTCCGGGGCACCCGACGAGGAGATCGCACGGCTGTGGCAGACGGCGATGCGGGGCAAGAAGGCCGGGTCCGGGCTCGACGACCCGTCCTTCCTGCAGCCCGAGCGGCCGATGTCGGCGATCGGCGGCTGA
- a CDS encoding ATP-binding protein, with the protein MASVRTACVRQLETWGLDEIAFTTELILSELVTNAIRYGAEPVRLRLLYDRSNLICEVADGSSTSSHRRRAATTDEGGRGLFLVAQFAQRWGTRYTARGKVIWTEQPLDETAAGLGGATGDLLLDGGTFQAEIWGRGEPAP; encoded by the coding sequence GTGGCCTCCGTCCGCACTGCCTGCGTCCGTCAGCTGGAGACCTGGGGCCTGGACGAGATCGCCTTCACCACTGAACTCATCCTCAGTGAACTGGTCACCAACGCCATCCGCTACGGAGCCGAACCCGTCAGGCTCCGCCTGCTGTACGACCGGTCCAACCTGATCTGCGAAGTCGCCGACGGCAGCAGCACCTCCTCGCACCGGCGCCGGGCGGCCACCACCGACGAGGGCGGCCGGGGACTGTTCCTCGTCGCCCAGTTCGCCCAGCGCTGGGGCACCCGGTACACCGCCCGCGGCAAGGTCATCTGGACCGAACAGCCACTGGACGAGACGGCAGCCGGGCTGGGCGGAGCCACTGGTGATCTCCTGCTGGATGGGGGCACCTTCCAGGCGGAGATCTGGGGGAGGGGCGAGCCGGCGCCGTGA